From a single Bradyrhizobium sediminis genomic region:
- a CDS encoding glycosyltransferase, translating into MRAVVAVLLFVTAVHAAMWGLLRDKQQAPDFKGILPSVSYAPFEGTGHPDVDNIPSVEKIRADLKTLSRTTRAIRLYSSTGGVELVPPIAAEFGLKVTVGAWIDKNSERNEREIQAAISLAKRNSNVNGVVVGNETIYRGEQKVDDLIELIKQVKKSVNVPVTTGEIWNIWRDNPKLASSVDFIAAHVLPYWENFTDKQAVDQAVYLYGLLREQFPGKRIVIAEFGWPSAGYNLKNAEPGTFEQAVVLRNFVTRAEAIGMEYNIVEAIDQPWKFFEGGVGPYWGILNAAREPKFAWTGPVVNENYWKLATIAVLVGILLSLPILRLAQPTVMQALLLSAASAGVGTWAATVFAYWEGHYFVFGSAFALTLGLILLIPLVLIAMARIEEIAAIAFGRKPRRLIVKGDPVAPATIGENISFPKVSIHIPAYFEPPEMLKQTLDAVARLDYPNFECVVIINNTPDPEFWQPIQDHCRALGERFVFINAEKVEGFKAGALRIAMARTAVDAEIIGIIDADYVVQPDWLKDLVPVFADPRVGLVQAPQDHRDGDTSLMHYIMNGEYAGFFDIGMVQRNEANSIIVHGTMCLIRRAAMDMAGGWAGDTICEDTDLGLAIIEHGWLTHYTNHRYGHGLLPDTYEAFKKQRHRWAYGGFQIVKKHWRRFLPGASRLSPDQKREFSLGWLNWLGAESLGVLVAILNLIWVPIVAFAGIAIPDKILTLPIIAAFVVSLLHFMILYRLRVPVKWGQMLGAMVAAMSVQWTVSRAVANGLITEHLPFARTSKGGLSRMSIEFQAFWEAVIGVLLLVGAAVLVVTNSQKEVREIYIFAAVLVLESLPFLSAVAIAILESSRINSFEFWRYAGVRSAELIGLRPVAMPTVTGTSQPVASEVRREAS; encoded by the coding sequence ATGCGCGCCGTCGTCGCCGTTCTGTTGTTTGTGACTGCCGTTCACGCTGCCATGTGGGGGCTGCTGCGGGACAAGCAGCAAGCCCCGGACTTCAAGGGCATCCTGCCGAGCGTCTCCTACGCGCCGTTCGAAGGCACCGGGCATCCCGACGTCGACAACATTCCGAGCGTCGAGAAAATCCGCGCCGACCTCAAGACATTGTCGCGGACGACGCGGGCGATCCGGCTCTATTCCTCGACCGGAGGCGTCGAACTGGTGCCGCCGATCGCCGCGGAATTCGGACTGAAAGTCACCGTCGGCGCCTGGATCGACAAGAATTCCGAACGCAACGAGCGCGAGATCCAGGCCGCGATCAGCCTCGCCAAGCGGAACAGCAATGTGAACGGCGTCGTCGTCGGTAACGAGACGATCTACCGCGGCGAGCAAAAGGTCGACGACCTGATCGAGCTCATCAAGCAGGTCAAAAAATCGGTCAATGTCCCTGTTACAACAGGTGAAATCTGGAATATCTGGCGCGACAATCCGAAGCTGGCCTCCTCGGTCGACTTCATCGCCGCGCACGTGCTGCCGTATTGGGAGAACTTCACCGACAAGCAGGCGGTGGATCAGGCCGTTTATCTCTATGGGTTGTTGCGCGAACAGTTTCCCGGCAAGCGGATCGTGATCGCCGAATTCGGCTGGCCCAGCGCCGGCTACAATCTGAAGAACGCCGAACCCGGCACCTTCGAGCAGGCCGTGGTGCTGCGCAACTTCGTGACCCGCGCCGAAGCCATCGGCATGGAATACAACATCGTCGAGGCGATCGATCAGCCCTGGAAGTTCTTCGAAGGCGGCGTCGGGCCCTATTGGGGCATTCTCAACGCAGCCCGGGAGCCCAAATTCGCCTGGACCGGCCCGGTCGTGAACGAGAATTACTGGAAACTCGCGACGATAGCGGTGCTGGTCGGCATCCTGCTGTCGCTGCCGATTCTGCGGCTCGCCCAACCCACCGTGATGCAGGCGCTGCTGCTGTCGGCGGCGTCCGCCGGCGTCGGCACCTGGGCCGCCACCGTGTTCGCCTATTGGGAAGGCCATTACTTCGTGTTCGGTTCGGCCTTCGCGCTGACGCTGGGACTGATCCTGCTGATTCCGCTGGTGCTGATCGCGATGGCGCGGATCGAGGAAATCGCGGCCATCGCCTTCGGCCGCAAGCCGCGCCGGCTGATCGTCAAGGGCGACCCCGTAGCGCCGGCGACGATCGGCGAGAACATCTCCTTCCCCAAGGTATCGATCCACATCCCCGCTTATTTCGAACCGCCCGAGATGCTGAAGCAGACGCTCGATGCGGTGGCGCGGCTGGACTATCCGAACTTCGAATGCGTCGTCATCATCAACAACACGCCGGATCCGGAATTCTGGCAGCCGATCCAGGATCACTGCCGGGCGCTCGGCGAGCGCTTCGTGTTCATCAACGCCGAGAAGGTCGAGGGCTTCAAGGCCGGCGCGCTCCGTATCGCGATGGCGCGCACCGCCGTGGACGCCGAGATCATCGGCATCATCGACGCCGACTATGTGGTGCAGCCGGACTGGCTGAAGGACCTGGTGCCAGTGTTCGCCGATCCGCGCGTCGGCCTCGTGCAGGCGCCGCAGGATCATCGCGACGGCGATACCTCGCTGATGCACTACATCATGAACGGTGAATATGCCGGGTTCTTCGACATCGGCATGGTCCAGCGCAACGAGGCCAACTCGATCATCGTCCACGGCACCATGTGCCTGATCCGGCGCGCGGCGATGGATATGGCCGGCGGCTGGGCCGGCGACACCATTTGCGAGGACACCGATCTCGGCCTCGCCATCATCGAGCACGGCTGGCTGACGCACTATACCAACCACCGCTACGGTCACGGCCTGCTGCCCGACACCTATGAGGCCTTCAAGAAGCAGCGCCATCGCTGGGCCTATGGCGGCTTCCAGATCGTCAAGAAGCACTGGCGGCGGTTCCTGCCGGGCGCGAGCCGGCTCTCGCCCGATCAAAAACGCGAATTTTCGCTGGGCTGGTTGAACTGGCTCGGCGCCGAAAGCCTCGGCGTGCTGGTCGCGATCCTCAACCTGATCTGGGTGCCGATCGTGGCGTTTGCCGGCATCGCCATTCCCGACAAGATCCTGACGCTGCCGATCATCGCCGCCTTCGTCGTCTCGCTGCTGCACTTCATGATCCTGTACCGGCTGCGGGTGCCGGTGAAATGGGGCCAGATGCTGGGCGCCATGGTCGCGGCGATGTCGGTGCAGTGGACGGTGTCGCGCGCGGTCGCCAACGGCCTGATCACCGAACACCTGCCCTTCGCCCGCACCTCCAAGGGCGGCCTGTCGCGGATGTCGATCGAATTCCAGGCGTTCTGGGAAGCCGTGATCGGCGTGCTGCTGCTGGTCGGCGCCGCGGTCCTGGTCGTCACCAACAGCCAGAAGGAAGTCCGCGAAATCTATATATTCGCGGCCGTGCTGGTGCTGGAAAGCCTGCCGTTCCTGTCGGCGGTGGCGATCGCCATTCTCGAGAGTTCGCGGATCAATTCGTTCGAGTTCTGGCGCTATGCCGGGGTGCGCAGCGCCGAACTGATCGGGCTGCGCCCGGTGGCGATGCCGACGGTCACCGGCACCTCGCAGCCGGTGGCGTCGGAGGTTCGCCGCGAAGCCAGTTGA
- a CDS encoding type I secretion system permease/ATPase, which translates to MVAPPETNTPRHDPLAASLTYLAAHHGRAISREALLGGLPILDGRLSVALYDRAAKRAGLETEAIKRAVTDIPAMVLPAVLIMKNGTALILLGIDANNQSVKILDPTVKPSTPRIAGVDAVTADYTGYAFLVRAAAESDARAVAAGDLPRNHWFWSVVKVHWRSYGHIALAAFLVNMLALATPLFIMSVYDRVIPNGAIPSLIALSIGMGLAIVFDFVLRTVRSRMIDMTGKTVDVVLAANIFEHVMAVKMAQRPASVGIIANQLRDFDSVREFFTSGSVVSATDLIFAILFVGVLFIIAGPLAWVPLAMLPIMIALGLTMQRPLDRAMKRLQAESAARHGVLVESLSGLETVRATGAEARMQTAWERSVAATARSGEDVHFWASLTLTSANAAQQLTSLLLVIIGVFLILDGKLTVGALVAANMLAGRVLAPIAGIASVITRGTQTLSALKAIDRIMSLERERSPQRAYVARKIDQGRIAFENVSFSYPDAPAKALEKVSFKIEGGERIGIIGRVGSGKTTVGRLLLGFYEAQEGRILIDGVDSRQYDPSDLRTGIGFAMQDTDLFFGKLRDNIALGKPDATDEEVLAAARLSGVESFIAGHPMGYDMPISEGGRSLSGGQKQAIGLARVLIRKPRVLFLDEPTAHFDVRSEAEFLERLKAIGGERMTIIISTHRLSLLSMVDRLLLFDNGRLVADGPRDKVLALLQGKHAAPPADKAAQPNPTQRATLVQKPNAAI; encoded by the coding sequence ATCGTTGCGCCGCCTGAGACGAACACTCCTCGACACGATCCACTGGCCGCCTCTCTAACCTATCTGGCCGCACACCATGGCCGGGCGATAAGTCGCGAGGCTCTCCTCGGGGGCCTTCCCATCCTTGATGGGCGGCTATCGGTAGCATTGTATGACCGGGCGGCCAAGCGCGCTGGTCTCGAAACCGAGGCCATCAAGCGAGCCGTTACCGACATTCCAGCGATGGTTCTTCCCGCCGTTCTGATTATGAAAAACGGGACTGCGCTCATTCTCCTCGGGATTGATGCGAATAACCAGAGCGTCAAGATCCTCGACCCCACGGTGAAGCCGAGCACTCCGCGAATTGCGGGCGTCGATGCGGTGACAGCGGATTATACGGGCTACGCGTTTCTGGTCAGGGCTGCGGCTGAATCCGATGCGCGCGCAGTCGCTGCTGGAGACCTCCCGCGAAACCACTGGTTTTGGTCCGTCGTCAAGGTGCACTGGCGCAGTTACGGACACATTGCGCTCGCCGCTTTCCTGGTCAACATGCTCGCGCTTGCGACACCATTGTTCATCATGAGCGTCTACGACCGGGTCATACCGAACGGCGCCATTCCTTCCTTGATTGCATTATCGATCGGGATGGGCCTCGCCATTGTCTTCGATTTTGTGCTGCGCACGGTACGAAGCCGCATGATTGACATGACCGGCAAGACCGTAGACGTCGTTCTCGCGGCAAATATTTTCGAACACGTAATGGCGGTGAAGATGGCGCAGCGGCCGGCTTCTGTCGGCATCATCGCAAATCAGCTCCGCGACTTTGATTCGGTTCGCGAGTTTTTCACTTCCGGTAGCGTGGTATCCGCGACGGATTTGATTTTCGCCATCCTGTTCGTGGGTGTTCTCTTCATTATCGCGGGACCGTTGGCGTGGGTTCCGCTCGCCATGTTGCCGATCATGATCGCGCTCGGCTTGACGATGCAGCGTCCGCTCGATCGCGCAATGAAGCGGCTGCAGGCTGAATCAGCAGCACGTCACGGCGTTCTCGTGGAGTCCCTTTCCGGTCTGGAAACGGTTCGTGCGACTGGCGCTGAAGCCCGCATGCAGACCGCATGGGAGCGCTCGGTTGCCGCGACCGCGCGATCGGGAGAAGACGTGCATTTCTGGGCCTCGCTTACATTGACGAGCGCCAACGCTGCACAGCAGCTCACCAGCCTCCTTTTGGTGATTATCGGTGTCTTTCTCATCCTCGACGGAAAACTGACTGTCGGCGCTCTGGTCGCCGCCAATATGCTGGCGGGGCGCGTTCTGGCGCCGATCGCGGGCATCGCATCGGTAATTACGCGCGGGACCCAGACCCTGTCAGCGCTGAAGGCGATCGATCGCATTATGTCATTGGAGCGCGAACGATCGCCGCAGCGCGCTTACGTCGCGAGGAAAATCGACCAAGGACGGATTGCTTTCGAGAACGTCAGCTTTTCCTATCCGGACGCCCCTGCCAAGGCGCTGGAGAAAGTTTCCTTCAAAATCGAGGGTGGCGAACGGATCGGCATTATCGGACGTGTAGGGTCCGGGAAAACGACAGTCGGCCGGCTCTTGCTCGGTTTTTATGAAGCCCAAGAAGGTCGAATCCTGATCGATGGCGTCGATTCGCGTCAATATGATCCTTCGGATCTGCGTACCGGCATCGGATTTGCGATGCAGGATACCGACCTGTTCTTCGGAAAATTGCGCGACAATATTGCGTTGGGCAAGCCTGACGCGACCGATGAAGAAGTTCTCGCCGCTGCGCGGCTTTCGGGCGTAGAGAGTTTTATCGCCGGACATCCGATGGGGTACGATATGCCTATCTCGGAGGGCGGTCGCAGTCTGTCCGGCGGCCAGAAACAGGCCATTGGACTGGCCCGCGTACTGATCAGGAAGCCACGTGTGCTGTTCCTGGACGAGCCGACTGCGCATTTTGATGTCCGCAGTGAAGCCGAATTCCTGGAGCGACTGAAAGCGATCGGTGGTGAGCGGATGACCATCATCATCTCGACGCACCGGCTTTCGCTCCTCAGCATGGTGGATCGACTGTTGCTGTTCGACAACGGCCGCTTGGTCGCCGACGGGCCGCGCGACAAGGTGTTGGCCCTCCTCCAAGGGAAACATGCTGCGCCACCTGCCGATAAAGCGGCCCAGCCTAATCCCACGCAAAGAGCAACTTTGGTGCAAAAGCCTAATGCCGCCATCTGA
- a CDS encoding HlyD family type I secretion periplasmic adaptor subunit, translated as MPPSDFAFANDIRAAAALRTPRTSRMLLLTFLALLMSFLVWAHFAVLDEVKRGNGKVVPSRQTQVVQTLEGGIVGDILVQEGAIVQQGQSLMRIDDTKFASEFGEIRERRAAMAARVARLEAEARGRNDVTFPDQLDKVVPASVATETSVFKMRAQKLSQDVDVLNQQVTRLTGTLKLLDRELALTRKLYEQKVVPEIEMLRLDRQATEMRGQLAETQSKINYAITSFRSQADEDLAKSKGDLAVLDENIKSAQDRVRRTDLKAPVHGIVNKLNVTTIGAVVQPGANVMDIIPLDDSLLVEGRIRPQDIAFIRPNQDAVVKISAYDPSVYGSLKGKVERISADTIVDEKAEKSERQETFYRVMVRTEKNHLGTAKNSLPIIPGMVATVEILTGEKSVLDYLLRPARTLRDEALRER; from the coding sequence ATGCCGCCATCTGACTTTGCCTTCGCCAACGACATCCGGGCGGCGGCGGCGCTGCGGACGCCGCGGACGTCACGCATGCTGTTGTTGACGTTCCTGGCTCTCCTGATGTCGTTTCTGGTGTGGGCCCACTTCGCGGTTCTGGACGAGGTCAAACGCGGCAATGGCAAGGTCGTGCCGTCACGCCAGACCCAGGTTGTCCAGACCCTTGAGGGTGGCATTGTCGGCGATATCCTTGTGCAGGAAGGCGCCATCGTTCAGCAAGGTCAGTCCCTGATGCGGATTGACGACACCAAATTTGCTTCGGAATTCGGTGAAATAAGGGAGCGGCGCGCGGCGATGGCTGCCCGTGTTGCCCGGCTCGAGGCGGAGGCGCGCGGACGAAACGATGTCACGTTTCCCGACCAACTCGATAAGGTAGTGCCGGCTTCGGTCGCTACCGAAACCAGCGTGTTCAAGATGCGCGCGCAGAAATTGTCGCAAGACGTCGACGTGTTGAACCAGCAGGTAACCCGGCTCACCGGCACTCTCAAATTGCTGGACCGCGAACTCGCCCTCACCCGCAAGCTTTACGAACAGAAGGTAGTCCCCGAGATCGAGATGCTGCGGCTGGACCGCCAGGCGACCGAAATGAGAGGCCAACTCGCCGAGACTCAATCAAAAATCAATTACGCCATAACGTCTTTCCGATCGCAGGCGGATGAGGATCTCGCCAAGTCGAAAGGGGATCTGGCCGTCCTGGATGAAAACATCAAATCTGCGCAGGACCGCGTGCGACGGACCGACCTGAAGGCCCCGGTACATGGCATCGTTAACAAATTGAACGTGACCACGATCGGCGCGGTGGTCCAGCCCGGCGCCAACGTGATGGACATCATTCCGCTCGACGATTCATTGCTGGTTGAGGGCCGGATCCGCCCGCAGGATATCGCCTTCATTCGCCCCAACCAGGACGCGGTGGTCAAGATTTCTGCTTATGATCCCTCGGTTTATGGCTCGCTGAAAGGCAAGGTCGAGCGCATCAGCGCCGACACCATCGTCGACGAAAAGGCCGAGAAATCGGAGCGCCAGGAGACTTTTTACCGGGTGATGGTTCGAACCGAGAAGAACCATCTTGGGACAGCCAAGAATTCACTGCCGATCATTCCCGGCATGGTCGCCACGGTCGAAATCCTCACCGGTGAGAAATCGGTCCTGGACTACCTGCTCAGGCCTGCCCGCACCTTGCGTGACGAGGCCCTGCGCGAACGTTGA
- a CDS encoding beta-1-3, beta-1-6-glucan biosynthesis protein, with the protein MRRRVLQSRNAVLRHLAIPVLALLIGVGSALAQSGDTRAQDPKAPAANPADTAKDDQRKTDQFVEASQAINGPAGNPECVWLGRRMVRLMWLDDLDTAFRHLDLYDRFGCPGGHIQATFRCLTRFGASIDSKVPESLSGRIHACWINPAAQPQAAAAATTAPAATTAGSAAAAPAASPAPAAAPAK; encoded by the coding sequence ATGCGTCGACGGGTGCTTCAGAGTAGAAATGCGGTTTTGCGCCACCTCGCCATTCCCGTGCTCGCCCTCCTGATCGGTGTCGGCAGCGCCCTCGCCCAGAGCGGCGATACCCGCGCCCAGGACCCCAAGGCGCCCGCCGCCAATCCCGCCGATACCGCCAAGGACGACCAGCGCAAGACCGACCAGTTCGTCGAGGCGTCGCAGGCCATCAACGGCCCGGCCGGAAACCCGGAATGCGTCTGGCTCGGCCGCCGCATGGTGCGCCTGATGTGGCTCGACGATCTCGATACCGCCTTCCGCCATCTCGATCTTTACGACCGTTTCGGCTGCCCCGGCGGCCACATCCAGGCGACCTTCCGCTGCCTGACCCGGTTCGGCGCGTCGATCGATTCGAAGGTTCCGGAGTCGCTTTCCGGCCGCATTCACGCCTGCTGGATCAATCCCGCGGCGCAACCGCAGGCCGCAGCGGCGGCAACGACGGCTCCGGCCGCCACGACGGCCGGAAGTGCGGCCGCCGCACCGGCGGCCTCACCCGCACCGGCCGCCGCGCCGGCGAAGTAA
- a CDS encoding glycoside hydrolase family 17 protein: MEPISLRTPLALLLISLSAIAATWWWLATPINLARAPIDPNAKLLCVSYAPFRGDQTPLVQTTHIAPEQIAEDLAQLAKISDCVRTYSIENGLDQVPALAAKVGLKVIQGIWLGSNRLKNQAQIATVVGLTKEYPGVITSVVVGNEVLLRGEMTTSDLAAIIRSVKAQVAVPVTYADVWEYWLRNREVYDAVDFVTIHILPYWEDFPIRAKYAAIHVDSIRKRMAVAFPGKEILIGETGWPSAGRMRESALPSRANQARVVSEILALAKRENFRVNLIEAYDQPWKRQLEGTVGGYWGLIDSVKRAVKYPPGEAITNYPFWKLQMGGGMALAVVVFGAAWLTLRRRPWTPRPAAWIAVAVSATTAGILLGIAGDKLVYESYGIGGWLKWGALLAAGIAAPLLATNALMSGRSLPTFLELLGPRDDNPRPLLGTLLAVVLAITTLIGAETALGFVFDPRYKDFPYAALTMAVVPLWTLMALNRPQEGARPIAEAVFAGLLAAAALYTGFNEGRDNWQSLWTCAMYFLLAITLWRARGVQSPK; this comes from the coding sequence ATGGAACCGATTTCTCTTCGTACGCCACTGGCGCTTCTCCTGATATCCCTGAGTGCGATCGCCGCCACCTGGTGGTGGTTGGCCACGCCTATCAATCTGGCGCGCGCGCCGATCGACCCCAACGCCAAGCTGTTGTGCGTGTCCTACGCGCCGTTCCGCGGCGACCAGACGCCGCTGGTGCAGACCACCCATATCGCGCCGGAACAGATCGCCGAGGATCTGGCGCAGCTTGCCAAGATTTCCGACTGCGTGCGCACCTATTCGATCGAAAACGGCCTCGACCAGGTTCCGGCGCTCGCCGCCAAGGTCGGGCTGAAGGTGATTCAGGGGATCTGGCTCGGCAGCAACCGCCTGAAGAACCAGGCGCAGATTGCGACGGTGGTGGGGCTTACGAAGGAATATCCCGGTGTCATCACCTCGGTCGTGGTCGGCAACGAGGTGCTGCTGCGCGGCGAGATGACCACCTCCGACCTCGCCGCCATCATCCGCTCGGTCAAGGCGCAGGTCGCCGTTCCCGTCACTTATGCCGACGTCTGGGAATACTGGCTGCGCAACCGCGAAGTCTATGACGCTGTCGACTTCGTCACCATTCACATCCTGCCTTACTGGGAAGACTTCCCGATCCGCGCCAAATATGCCGCGATCCACGTCGACTCCATCCGTAAGCGGATGGCGGTGGCGTTTCCCGGCAAGGAAATCCTGATCGGCGAGACCGGCTGGCCGAGCGCGGGGCGGATGCGCGAGTCGGCGCTGCCGTCGCGCGCCAACCAGGCGCGCGTGGTGTCGGAGATCCTGGCGCTGGCGAAGCGGGAGAACTTTCGCGTCAATCTGATCGAGGCCTACGACCAGCCGTGGAAGCGCCAGCTCGAGGGCACCGTCGGCGGCTACTGGGGCCTGATCGATTCGGTCAAACGCGCCGTCAAGTACCCGCCGGGCGAAGCCATCACCAACTATCCGTTCTGGAAGCTGCAGATGGGAGGCGGAATGGCGCTGGCCGTCGTCGTGTTCGGCGCAGCCTGGCTGACGCTGCGCCGCCGGCCCTGGACGCCCCGGCCGGCAGCCTGGATTGCGGTTGCCGTATCCGCCACCACGGCCGGCATCCTGCTCGGGATCGCCGGGGACAAGCTGGTTTACGAAAGCTACGGCATCGGCGGCTGGCTCAAATGGGGTGCACTGCTGGCGGCTGGCATCGCCGCGCCCCTGCTTGCGACCAACGCCTTGATGTCGGGGCGTTCGCTGCCGACCTTCCTGGAACTGCTCGGTCCGCGCGACGACAATCCCCGCCCACTCCTGGGCACGCTGCTCGCCGTGGTGCTGGCGATCACCACGCTGATCGGCGCCGAGACCGCGCTCGGCTTCGTGTTCGACCCGCGCTACAAGGATTTTCCCTATGCGGCGCTGACCATGGCGGTGGTGCCGTTGTGGACGCTGATGGCGCTGAACCGCCCGCAGGAGGGCGCCCGCCCGATCGCGGAGGCCGTGTTCGCCGGCCTCCTGGCGGCTGCCGCGCTCTACACCGGGTTCAATGAGGGCAGGGACAACTGGCAGTCGCTGTGGACCTGCGCGATGTACTTCCTGCTGGCGATCACGCTGTGGCGGGCGCGGGGCGTGCAAAGCCCAAAATGA
- a CDS encoding PilZ domain-containing protein, with product MLKDRSRLQQERQQIRRRRRQSAWITFDGEATDRECWVADVSQGGAKITGVAAEVGSQFDITLVPHAPKRRCEVVWRHGRTLGIKFLG from the coding sequence ATGCTCAAGGACAGATCACGGCTCCAGCAAGAGCGTCAGCAGATTCGCAGGCGTCGCCGTCAATCGGCCTGGATCACGTTCGACGGCGAGGCAACAGATCGCGAATGCTGGGTCGCGGATGTTTCACAAGGCGGCGCGAAGATAACTGGCGTTGCCGCAGAAGTTGGAAGTCAGTTCGACATTACTCTCGTGCCCCACGCACCCAAGCGGCGTTGCGAAGTTGTTTGGCGTCATGGGAGGACATTAGGCATCAAATTCTTGGGCTGA
- a CDS encoding TolC family outer membrane protein, with the protein MKSAYFAIAGLVLVASPLAAEPFSINEALKQAVQTNPGVGEASANRRATESELRQTQSTLLPQVRIEARYGPEKFDQSAAVGSSSALPVPVVGNGAWRNGSQESVVVRQILFDGFASIHDIWRQSARVNAAAFRVRERTELIALDAAEAYVDVVRYLRLVGLSEQNVANHEKIFSNVNSRFSGGRAGEGDLEQSRERVENARATLAEFRKSLDDARAKYRKVVGLEPVNLRFPGPLAGLPRSKDEALAVTIRFNPTIQAAQADADAAKHAFRVTDGAFVPTFSLEARATHNDNTYPYLGVTHDDYSGKVVMSWDIFRGGQDVWRRSEMAERHTETTMRHARLQRDALESIDKAWSARTITATRVAALTRQLQADRKTIAAFDKEYELGQRSLIDLLNAQNQYFNAAVSLTSSRGVIVFADYQLLAAMGTLLEYLKAPPPVDAAPLDTLAGGFVPYKFPTIRVTLPQTGSEPLRVSDAAIGGASAGANAYAAVEPQDGFRDRWPHWAFAARMLGAPEWFAQKKGRSPESAVAHVDPTEQRAMSYAAADKGKPFWLLTAFAPK; encoded by the coding sequence ATGAAATCCGCATACTTTGCGATCGCCGGTCTCGTATTGGTCGCCAGCCCTCTGGCGGCCGAACCTTTTTCGATCAATGAGGCGCTCAAACAAGCTGTACAGACCAATCCGGGCGTAGGTGAGGCTTCGGCGAACCGCCGCGCCACTGAATCCGAGCTTCGACAGACTCAAAGCACATTGCTTCCCCAAGTACGGATAGAGGCTCGGTACGGTCCCGAAAAGTTCGACCAGAGCGCGGCTGTAGGCAGCTCCAGTGCCCTGCCCGTTCCTGTTGTGGGAAATGGCGCCTGGCGGAACGGTTCGCAGGAATCCGTGGTTGTCAGGCAAATTCTTTTCGATGGATTTGCGTCAATCCACGATATCTGGCGCCAATCCGCCAGGGTCAATGCTGCCGCGTTTCGCGTTCGCGAGCGAACGGAATTGATCGCACTGGACGCCGCTGAGGCGTACGTCGATGTCGTGCGGTATTTGCGGCTGGTGGGCCTTAGCGAGCAAAACGTAGCCAATCACGAGAAGATATTCTCGAATGTGAATTCGCGATTTTCCGGCGGGCGAGCCGGCGAGGGTGACCTCGAACAATCCCGGGAGCGAGTCGAAAACGCTCGCGCTACGCTTGCGGAGTTTCGCAAGAGCCTTGATGACGCCCGGGCAAAGTATCGCAAAGTTGTAGGGCTGGAGCCGGTCAATTTGCGATTCCCAGGCCCCCTCGCCGGATTGCCGCGCTCAAAGGATGAAGCCCTTGCCGTGACGATTCGCTTCAACCCTACCATTCAGGCCGCCCAGGCAGATGCTGACGCGGCGAAGCATGCGTTTCGGGTAACGGATGGCGCGTTTGTCCCGACGTTCTCGCTCGAAGCCCGCGCAACTCACAACGACAATACCTATCCCTATCTGGGCGTCACGCACGACGACTATAGCGGCAAGGTGGTGATGTCCTGGGATATCTTCCGTGGCGGACAGGACGTTTGGCGCCGTTCGGAAATGGCCGAGCGTCATACCGAAACAACGATGCGTCATGCTCGATTGCAGCGCGACGCGCTCGAGTCGATCGACAAGGCCTGGTCGGCGCGTACCATTACCGCAACTCGGGTCGCCGCATTGACGCGGCAACTGCAGGCGGACCGGAAGACCATCGCCGCTTTCGATAAGGAATACGAACTTGGTCAGCGCTCCCTGATTGACCTTCTGAATGCGCAAAACCAGTATTTCAATGCGGCCGTTTCGCTCACCTCCTCGCGCGGCGTGATCGTGTTCGCCGACTACCAGTTGCTGGCCGCCATGGGGACGCTTCTTGAATACCTCAAGGCCCCTCCGCCGGTGGATGCTGCTCCGCTTGATACGCTTGCGGGCGGCTTTGTCCCGTACAAGTTCCCCACGATCCGAGTAACGTTACCGCAGACCGGATCGGAGCCGCTCCGCGTCTCCGACGCTGCCATTGGTGGAGCTTCGGCCGGTGCCAATGCCTATGCCGCCGTCGAGCCTCAGGATGGTTTCAGGGATCGCTGGCCGCACTGGGCGTTCGCGGCGAGGATGCTGGGCGCGCCAGAATGGTTCGCCCAGAAAAAGGGCCGCAGTCCCGAGTCCGCCGTCGCGCATGTAGACCCGACGGAGCAGCGAGCTATGTCCTATGCTGCGGCTGATAAGGGCAAGCCATTTTGGCTGCTGACGGCCTTCGCGCCAAAGTAA